A genomic stretch from Enterobacter oligotrophicus includes:
- the iraM gene encoding anti-adapter protein IraM, with protein sequence MSWRVISSIICPNTGIVYSSILGLKFLKLIIWYESDVYLYPGDRIYPTKNGIFINGIYSPISLYNVSPYNEMLWNEIKNKMACPFNKNKDENSCSFSSHCNARKCPHGFSTNPLIVSATQNRH encoded by the coding sequence ATGTCATGGAGAGTCATTAGCTCGATTATTTGCCCTAATACTGGGATCGTTTATTCCAGCATTCTGGGTCTTAAGTTTCTGAAGCTGATTATATGGTATGAAAGCGATGTGTATTTATACCCTGGAGACAGAATATACCCGACTAAAAATGGAATTTTTATTAATGGCATTTACAGCCCTATATCCCTTTACAACGTGTCGCCTTATAATGAAATGTTATGGAATGAAATAAAGAATAAAATGGCCTGTCCGTTTAATAAAAATAAGGATGAAAATAGCTGTTCCTTTTCTTCTCATTGCAATGCGCGTAAATGTCCACATGGATTTTCCACCAATCCACTGATTGTGAGTGCTACCCAAAACAGGCATTAA
- the rstA gene encoding two-component system response regulator RstA: MTKIVYVEDEPEVGQLIAAYLGKHDMDVIVEPRGDRAEEVVVRENPDLVLLDIMLPGKDGMTLCRDLRTQWDGPIVLLTSLDSDMNHILSLEMGANDYILKTTPPAVLLARLRLHLRQRASSERETPAPALTPHKALRFGTLSIDPVNRQVLLSGEVIALSTADFDLLWELATHAGQIMDRDALLKNLRGVSYDGMDRSVDVAISRLRKKLLDNATEPYRIKTVRNKGYLFAPHAWET, encoded by the coding sequence ATGACAAAGATTGTTTATGTAGAGGACGAACCCGAAGTTGGGCAGTTGATTGCCGCTTACCTGGGGAAACATGATATGGACGTCATCGTTGAACCTCGTGGCGATCGCGCTGAAGAGGTTGTGGTGCGAGAAAACCCGGACCTGGTGCTGCTGGATATCATGCTGCCCGGCAAAGATGGCATGACGCTTTGCCGCGACCTGCGCACCCAATGGGACGGCCCGATCGTACTGCTGACCTCTCTGGACAGCGACATGAACCATATTTTATCCCTCGAAATGGGGGCTAACGACTACATCCTGAAGACAACGCCACCCGCGGTATTACTGGCCCGCTTACGGCTGCATTTGCGCCAGCGTGCCAGCAGCGAGCGTGAAACCCCCGCCCCCGCTTTAACGCCGCATAAAGCCCTGCGTTTTGGTACGTTGTCAATCGACCCGGTTAACCGGCAGGTGCTGCTCTCCGGTGAGGTGATTGCGCTCTCCACGGCCGATTTTGATCTTCTGTGGGAGCTGGCTACCCATGCCGGGCAGATTATGGATCGCGATGCGTTGCTGAAAAATCTGCGCGGCGTGAGTTATGACGGAATGGATCGCAGTGTTGATGTCGCCATTTCTCGCCTGCGTAAAAAGCTGCTGGATAACGCAACCGAGCCATACCGTATTAAAACCGTGCGTAATAAGGGCTACCTTTTTGCCCCACACGCCTGGGAAACCTGA
- a CDS encoding GlpM family protein, which translates to MGLVIKAALGALVVLLIGVLAKTKNYYIAGLIPLFPTFALIAHYIVASERGIEALRATIVFGMWSIIPYFLYLLSLWYFTGFLRLPLALGGAVVCWSLSAWVLIFFWSRFH; encoded by the coding sequence ATGGGGCTGGTGATTAAAGCCGCGCTGGGTGCGCTGGTGGTGTTGCTGATTGGCGTTCTGGCAAAAACGAAGAATTACTATATTGCCGGGCTGATTCCGTTGTTCCCGACTTTCGCGCTGATTGCCCATTACATTGTGGCCTCTGAGCGCGGCATTGAAGCGCTGCGCGCCACTATTGTGTTCGGTATGTGGTCTATTATTCCTTACTTTCTCTATCTGCTGTCGCTATGGTATTTCACCGGTTTTCTGCGCCTTCCGCTGGCGCTGGGCGGGGCGGTCGTGTGCTGGAGCCTCAGCGCCTGGGTGTTGATCTTCTTCTGGAGCCGTTTCCACTAG
- the folM gene encoding dihydromonapterin reductase, translating to MGKAQQRPILITGAGRRIGLALAHHFLNLRHPVIVSYRREYPSIEGLRKAGATCIQADFSTDEGILAFAEKVKSTTDGLRAIIHNASAWLPEKPDTPLSETLACMMQIHVNAPYLLNHALQDLLRGHGHAAGDIIHFTDYVVERGSDKHIAYAASKAALDNMTRSFARKLAPEVKVNAVAPSLILFNEGDDAEYRQQALNKSLMKIAPGEKEVIDLIDYLLTSCYVTGRTFAVDGGRPLR from the coding sequence ATGGGAAAAGCGCAGCAACGCCCAATTCTGATTACTGGCGCAGGCCGTCGCATCGGCCTCGCCCTCGCCCATCATTTTCTCAACCTTCGCCACCCGGTGATTGTTAGCTACCGCCGTGAATACCCTTCGATTGAAGGGCTCCGGAAAGCCGGTGCAACCTGTATTCAGGCAGATTTTTCGACCGATGAGGGCATTCTTGCCTTTGCGGAAAAGGTCAAATCCACCACTGACGGATTGCGGGCCATAATTCACAACGCCAGCGCATGGCTTCCTGAAAAGCCGGACACTCCGCTCAGCGAGACGCTCGCCTGCATGATGCAAATCCACGTCAACGCGCCGTATTTGCTCAACCACGCTCTGCAGGATCTGCTCCGCGGCCACGGGCATGCCGCAGGGGATATTATTCACTTTACCGACTATGTGGTAGAGCGCGGGAGCGACAAACACATTGCCTATGCCGCGAGCAAGGCGGCGCTGGATAACATGACACGCTCGTTTGCCCGCAAACTGGCACCGGAAGTAAAAGTGAACGCGGTCGCCCCATCGCTGATTTTGTTTAACGAGGGGGATGACGCCGAGTACCGCCAGCAGGCGCTCAATAAGTCGTTGATGAAAATCGCGCCCGGTGAAAAAGAGGTCATTGATCTGATCGATTATCTGCTGACCAGCTGTTACGTCACTGGCAGAACCTTTGCGGTGGATGGTGGTCGCCCACTACGCTAG
- a CDS encoding amino acid permease, translating to MEKKLGLSALTALVLSSMLGAGVFSLPQNMAAVASPAALLIGWGITGAGILLLAFAMLLLTRIRPDLDGGIFTYAREGFGELIGFCSAWGYWLCAVIANVSYLVIVFSALSFFTDTPALRLFGDGNTWQSIVGASVLLWVVHWLVLRGVQTAASINLVATLAKLVPLGLFIVLAFIAFRLDVFRLDFTGIALGVPVWEQVKNTMLITLWVFIGVEGAVVVSARARNKRDVGRATLLAVLAALGVYLLVTLLSLGVVARPELAEMRNPSMAGLMVKMLGSWGDVVIAAGLIVSVCGAYLSWTIMAAEVPFLAATHKAFPRLFAQQNKNNAPSASLWLTNISVQVCLVLIWLTGSDYNTLLTIASEMILVPYFLVGAYLLKIATRPAHYAVGVGACIYGLWLLYASGPMHLLLSVVLYAPGLLVFIYARRTHQLDNALKRREMALIGLLLVAAVPAMWTLMG from the coding sequence ATGGAAAAGAAACTTGGCCTGAGTGCTTTAACTGCACTGGTATTGAGCTCGATGCTGGGCGCGGGCGTATTCAGTTTGCCGCAAAATATGGCGGCCGTCGCCAGCCCTGCCGCGTTACTGATTGGCTGGGGTATTACCGGTGCCGGAATATTGCTGCTGGCGTTCGCCATGCTGCTGCTGACCCGCATTCGCCCGGATCTGGATGGCGGAATTTTTACCTATGCACGTGAAGGTTTCGGCGAGCTGATTGGCTTCTGTTCCGCCTGGGGTTACTGGCTGTGCGCGGTCATCGCTAACGTCTCGTATCTGGTCATTGTCTTCTCGGCACTCAGTTTCTTCACCGATACGCCCGCGCTGCGCCTGTTCGGCGATGGCAATACCTGGCAGTCCATTGTGGGAGCTTCTGTGCTGCTGTGGGTGGTTCACTGGCTGGTTCTTCGCGGTGTTCAGACCGCTGCCAGCATCAATCTGGTGGCTACGCTGGCGAAACTGGTTCCGCTCGGTTTGTTTATCGTACTGGCGTTTATCGCGTTTCGTCTTGACGTCTTCAGGCTTGATTTCACCGGCATTGCGCTGGGCGTTCCCGTCTGGGAGCAGGTCAAAAACACCATGCTGATCACCCTGTGGGTGTTCATCGGCGTTGAGGGTGCCGTGGTGGTTTCCGCACGAGCGCGTAATAAGCGCGATGTCGGTCGCGCGACGCTGCTGGCCGTGCTGGCTGCGTTAGGCGTGTATCTGCTGGTGACGCTGCTGTCGCTGGGCGTGGTGGCGCGTCCTGAACTGGCGGAAATGCGTAACCCGTCCATGGCCGGGCTGATGGTAAAAATGCTCGGTTCCTGGGGCGACGTAGTGATTGCCGCAGGTCTGATTGTTTCTGTCTGCGGGGCTTACCTGAGCTGGACGATTATGGCTGCAGAAGTTCCGTTCCTGGCCGCTACGCACAAGGCGTTTCCGCGCCTGTTTGCACAACAGAATAAGAACAATGCACCGTCCGCCTCGTTATGGCTTACCAACATCAGCGTGCAGGTCTGCCTGGTGCTGATCTGGCTCACAGGTTCAGACTATAACACCCTGCTGACCATCGCCTCTGAAATGATTCTGGTACCCTATTTCTTAGTGGGTGCGTATCTGCTAAAAATCGCGACCCGTCCGGCGCACTATGCCGTGGGCGTCGGTGCCTGTATTTACGGGCTATGGTTGTTGTATGCTTCCGGGCCTATGCACCTGCTGCTGTCGGTGGTGTTGTATGCACCAGGTCTGCTGGTGTTTATCTACGCCCGCCGCACGCATCAACTGGATAACGCGCTTAAGCGCCGCGAGATGGCCTTGATTGGGCTGCTTTTAGTGGCTGCCGTACCGGCAATGTGGACGTTAATGGGATAG
- the ydgH gene encoding DUF1471 family protein YdgH encodes MKLKNTLLASALLSATALSANAATELTPEQAAALKPFDQTVIVGRYNSIGDAVNAASKAADKNGAASFYVLDQSDQGNSGNQRVTIALYKENAPAADAPKNRVINGIVELPKDQAVALEPYDTVTVQGFYRSQPEVNDAITKAAKQKGAYSFYIVRQVDANQGGNQRITAFIYKEDAKKRVLQSPDAIPADSDAGRAALAKGGEEAKKVEIPGVATSAAPSAEVGRFFETQTTKGGRYTVTLPDGTKIEELNKATAAQMVPFDSIKFTGNYGNMTEVSYQVAKRAAKKGAKYYHITRQWQERGNNVTISADLYK; translated from the coding sequence ATGAAACTTAAGAACACACTCCTGGCGTCCGCACTTCTTTCCGCGACCGCCCTGTCTGCGAATGCCGCAACAGAGTTAACGCCGGAGCAAGCGGCAGCGTTAAAGCCTTTTGACCAGACGGTCATTGTGGGCCGTTATAACTCCATCGGCGATGCCGTTAACGCTGCATCAAAAGCCGCTGATAAAAACGGTGCTGCTTCGTTTTACGTTCTCGACCAGTCCGATCAAGGTAACAGTGGTAACCAGCGTGTGACCATTGCGCTGTACAAAGAAAATGCGCCTGCAGCCGACGCGCCGAAAAATCGCGTGATTAACGGCATCGTAGAGCTGCCGAAAGATCAGGCCGTTGCGCTGGAACCTTACGATACCGTCACCGTTCAGGGCTTTTACCGCAGCCAGCCTGAAGTGAATGATGCCATCACCAAAGCGGCTAAACAGAAAGGGGCTTACTCTTTCTATATCGTGCGCCAGGTGGATGCTAACCAGGGTGGCAACCAGCGTATTACCGCATTCATTTATAAAGAAGATGCGAAAAAACGCGTACTGCAAAGCCCGGATGCCATTCCTGCTGATTCCGATGCGGGTCGCGCGGCATTAGCAAAAGGCGGCGAAGAGGCGAAGAAAGTGGAGATCCCTGGTGTGGCCACCTCTGCAGCACCAAGTGCTGAAGTGGGTCGTTTCTTTGAAACGCAAACCACCAAAGGTGGTCGTTACACTGTAACGCTGCCAGATGGCACCAAAATTGAAGAGCTGAACAAAGCCACTGCGGCGCAGATGGTGCCGTTCGATAGCATTAAGTTTACCGGCAACTACGGCAACATGACGGAAGTCTCTTACCAGGTTGCTAAGCGTGCGGCGAAGAAAGGTGCGAAGTATTACCACATCACCCGCCAGTGGCAGGAACGGGGTAACAACGTGACCATCAGCGCCGATCTCTACAAGTAA
- the pntA gene encoding Re/Si-specific NAD(P)(+) transhydrogenase subunit alpha, which produces MRIGVPKERLANETRVAATPKTVEQLLKLGFTVAVESGAGKLASFDDEAFIHAGADVVDGAEVWQSPIILKVNAPEESEIALLNPGTTLVSFVWPAQNPELMEKLAARGVTVMAMDSVPRISRAQSLDALSSMANIAGYRAIVEAAHEFGRFFTGQITAAGKVPPAKVMVIGAGVAGLAAIGAANSLGAIVRAFDTRPEVKEQVQSMGAEFLELDFKEEAGSGDGYAKVMSEAFIKAEMELFAAQAKEVDIIVTTALIPGKPAPKLITREMVDSMQPGSVIVDLAAQNGGNCEYTVANQVTTTANGVKVIGYTDLPGRLPTQSSQLYGTNLVNLLKLLCKEKDGNITVDFEDVVVRGVTVVREGEITWPAPPIQVSAQPQAAPKAAPEPKEPEKPASPWRKYAIMALVIILFGWLADVAPKEFLGHFTVFALSCVVGYYVVWNVSHALHTPLMSVTNAISGIIVVGALLQIGHGGWISFLSFIAVLIASINIFGGFTVTQRMLKMFRKG; this is translated from the coding sequence ATGCGTATTGGGGTACCAAAAGAACGGTTAGCCAATGAAACCCGCGTAGCGGCGACACCGAAAACGGTGGAGCAACTGCTTAAACTGGGTTTTACCGTCGCGGTTGAAAGCGGCGCGGGCAAACTGGCGAGTTTCGATGACGAAGCGTTTATTCACGCTGGCGCGGACGTGGTGGACGGTGCTGAGGTCTGGCAATCACCGATCATTCTGAAGGTGAATGCACCTGAAGAGAGTGAAATTGCGTTGCTCAATCCGGGCACCACGCTGGTGAGCTTTGTCTGGCCGGCCCAGAATCCAGAGCTGATGGAAAAACTGGCCGCGCGTGGCGTGACGGTAATGGCGATGGACTCCGTGCCGCGTATTTCGCGTGCGCAGTCACTGGATGCGCTGAGCTCCATGGCGAACATCGCGGGCTATCGCGCAATCGTTGAAGCGGCGCATGAATTTGGTCGCTTCTTCACCGGTCAAATCACCGCAGCGGGCAAAGTTCCGCCAGCGAAAGTGATGGTGATTGGTGCGGGCGTTGCAGGTCTTGCGGCGATCGGCGCAGCAAACAGCCTGGGCGCGATTGTCCGTGCTTTTGATACCCGTCCTGAAGTGAAGGAACAGGTTCAAAGTATGGGGGCTGAATTCCTTGAACTGGACTTCAAGGAAGAAGCGGGTAGCGGTGATGGTTATGCGAAGGTGATGTCCGAAGCCTTTATTAAAGCAGAAATGGAACTCTTCGCTGCGCAGGCGAAAGAGGTCGATATTATCGTCACTACCGCGCTTATCCCAGGCAAACCGGCACCGAAGCTGATCACCCGCGAAATGGTTGATTCCATGCAGCCGGGCAGCGTGATTGTCGATCTGGCTGCGCAAAACGGTGGCAACTGTGAATACACCGTGGCGAACCAGGTCACCACGACCGCTAACGGCGTGAAGGTGATTGGCTATACCGATCTGCCGGGCCGTCTGCCAACCCAGTCTTCCCAGCTGTACGGCACCAACCTTGTTAACCTGCTGAAACTGCTCTGCAAAGAGAAAGACGGCAACATCACCGTAGATTTTGAAGACGTGGTGGTGCGTGGCGTAACGGTGGTGCGCGAGGGTGAAATCACCTGGCCTGCGCCGCCAATTCAGGTTTCTGCTCAGCCTCAGGCGGCACCGAAAGCCGCTCCGGAACCTAAAGAGCCAGAGAAACCTGCTTCGCCGTGGCGCAAATACGCCATTATGGCACTGGTTATCATTCTGTTTGGCTGGCTGGCTGACGTCGCGCCGAAAGAGTTCCTGGGCCACTTTACCGTCTTTGCGCTCTCCTGCGTGGTGGGTTACTACGTGGTATGGAACGTTTCCCATGCGCTGCATACGCCGCTGATGTCGGTCACGAACGCCATCTCCGGGATCATCGTGGTGGGGGCGTTGCTGCAGATAGGTCACGGTGGCTGGATCAGCTTCCTGAGCTTCATCGCGGTGCTGATTGCCAGTATCAATATTTTCGGTGGTTTCACCGTGACTCAGCGCATGCTGAAAATGTTTCGTAAAGGCTAA
- the pntB gene encoding Re/Si-specific NAD(P)(+) transhydrogenase subunit beta, which produces MSGGLVTAAYIVAAILFIFSLAGLSKHETSQQGNNFGIAGMAIALIATIFGPDTGNVAWILVAMIIGGAIGIRLAKRVEMTEMPELVAILHSFVGLAAVLVGFNSYLYHEPGMEPILVNIHLTEVFLGIFIGAVTFTGSIVAFGKLRGKISSKPLMLPNRHKMNLAALVVSFALLVIFVRTESVGLQVLALLVMTIIALAFGWHLVASIGGADMPVVVSMLNSYSGWAAAAAGFMLSNDLLIVTGALVGSSGAILSYIMCKAMNRSFISVIAGGFGSDGSSAGSDEEVGEHREINAEDTADMLKNSHSVIITPGYGMAVAQAQYPVAEITEKLRARGIKVRFGIHPVAGRLPGHMNVLLAEAKVPYDIVLEMDEINDDFADTDTVLVIGANDTVNPAAQDDPRSPIAGMPVLEVWKAQNVIVFKRSMNTGYAGVQNPLFFKENTHMLFGDAKASVDAILKAL; this is translated from the coding sequence ATGTCTGGAGGATTAGTCACAGCCGCATACATTGTTGCTGCGATCCTGTTTATTTTCAGCCTGGCGGGGCTTTCCAAACACGAAACGTCTCAGCAGGGGAATAACTTTGGTATCGCCGGGATGGCGATTGCGCTGATTGCCACCATCTTCGGGCCGGACACCGGCAACGTGGCGTGGATTCTGGTGGCGATGATTATCGGTGGAGCCATCGGTATTCGTCTCGCAAAACGCGTTGAAATGACCGAAATGCCGGAGCTGGTGGCGATCCTGCACAGCTTTGTGGGTCTGGCGGCGGTACTGGTGGGTTTCAACAGCTATCTCTACCACGAACCGGGCATGGAGCCGATTCTGGTTAATATTCACCTGACCGAAGTGTTCCTCGGTATCTTCATCGGTGCGGTCACCTTCACCGGGTCGATTGTGGCATTTGGTAAGCTGCGCGGGAAGATCTCCTCTAAGCCACTGATGCTGCCAAACCGTCATAAGATGAACCTGGCGGCGCTGGTGGTCTCGTTTGCACTGCTGGTGATCTTTGTGCGTACCGAAAGCGTGGGACTGCAGGTGTTGGCGCTGCTGGTGATGACCATCATTGCGCTGGCATTCGGCTGGCATCTGGTGGCCTCCATTGGCGGGGCGGATATGCCGGTGGTGGTGTCAATGCTGAACTCCTACTCGGGTTGGGCGGCAGCGGCGGCAGGCTTTATGCTGAGCAATGACCTGCTGATCGTCACCGGTGCGCTGGTCGGCTCTTCCGGTGCGATCCTGTCCTACATCATGTGTAAAGCGATGAACCGCTCGTTCATCAGCGTGATCGCCGGTGGCTTTGGTTCTGACGGTTCTTCTGCCGGTTCCGATGAGGAAGTGGGTGAGCACCGTGAAATCAATGCGGAAGACACCGCCGATATGCTGAAAAACTCGCATTCGGTGATCATCACTCCAGGCTACGGCATGGCGGTGGCGCAGGCGCAGTATCCGGTGGCGGAAATCACGGAGAAACTGCGCGCACGCGGGATTAAAGTACGCTTTGGTATCCACCCGGTTGCGGGCCGTTTGCCTGGTCACATGAACGTGCTGCTGGCGGAGGCGAAAGTGCCTTATGACATCGTGCTGGAGATGGATGAAATCAACGATGATTTCGCCGATACCGACACCGTACTGGTGATTGGTGCCAACGACACCGTTAACCCGGCGGCGCAGGACGATCCGCGTAGCCCAATCGCTGGTATGCCGGTTCTGGAAGTGTGGAAGGCGCAGAACGTGATTGTCTTCAAACGCTCCATGAACACCGGTTATGCGGGCGTTCAGAACCCGCTGTTCTTCAAAGAGAACACCCATATGCTGTTTGGCGACGCCAAAGCCAGCGTGGATGCGATTCTGAAAGCACTCTGA
- the uspE gene encoding universal stress protein UspE: MAKYQNMLVAIDPNQDDQPALRRAVYLHQRIGGKIKAFLPIYDFSYEMTTLLSPDERTAMRQGVISQRTAWIREQAKYYLEAGVPIDIKVVWHNRPFEAIIQEVVAGGHDLLLKMAHQHDKLESVIFTPTDWHLLRKCPCPVWMVKDQPWPEGGKAVVAVNLASEEDYHNSLNEKLVKETLQLAEQVNHTEVHLVGAYPVTPINIAIELPEFDPSVYNDAIRGQHLLAMKALRQKFSIDEKMTHVEKGLPEEVIPDLAEHLQAGIVVLGTIGRTGISAAFLGNTAEQVIDHLRCDLLVIKPDQYQTPVELDDPEDD, encoded by the coding sequence ATGGCAAAGTATCAAAACATGCTGGTGGCCATCGATCCTAATCAGGACGATCAACCAGCGTTACGACGTGCTGTGTATTTACATCAACGGATTGGCGGCAAAATCAAAGCGTTTTTGCCGATCTATGACTTCTCATATGAGATGACCACCCTTCTGTCGCCTGACGAGCGCACCGCGATGCGTCAGGGCGTAATCAGCCAGCGTACTGCGTGGATACGCGAACAGGCAAAATATTACCTGGAAGCGGGTGTGCCCATCGATATTAAAGTGGTCTGGCATAACCGTCCTTTCGAAGCCATTATCCAGGAAGTGGTGGCCGGTGGGCACGACCTGCTGCTGAAAATGGCGCACCAGCACGATAAGCTGGAATCGGTGATCTTCACGCCTACCGACTGGCATTTGCTGCGTAAATGTCCTTGCCCGGTATGGATGGTGAAAGACCAGCCGTGGCCGGAAGGCGGAAAAGCTGTTGTGGCCGTGAACCTGGCAAGTGAAGAGGATTATCACAATTCGCTCAATGAAAAGCTGGTCAAGGAGACACTTCAGCTTGCCGAACAGGTTAACCACACCGAAGTTCATCTGGTGGGGGCTTATCCGGTGACACCGATTAATATCGCCATCGAACTGCCTGAATTTGACCCGAGTGTCTATAACGACGCGATCCGCGGTCAGCACCTGCTGGCCATGAAAGCGCTACGCCAGAAATTCAGCATTGATGAGAAAATGACGCACGTGGAAAAAGGGTTGCCTGAAGAGGTGATTCCGGATCTGGCGGAACATTTACAGGCGGGGATTGTGGTACTGGGCACGATTGGCCGTACCGGTATCTCTGCCGCTTTCCTCGGCAATACCGCCGAGCAGGTGATCGACCATCTGCGCTGCGACCTGCTGGTCATTAAGCCGGATCAATACCAGACGCCGGTTGAGCTGGACGATCCAGAAGACGATTGA
- the fnr gene encoding fumarate/nitrate reduction transcriptional regulator Fnr gives MIPEKRIIRRIQSGGCAIHCQDCSISQLCIPFTLNEHELDQLDNIIERKKPIQKGQTLFKAGDELKSLYAIRSGTIKSYTITEQGDEQITGFHLAGDLVGFDAIGTGHHPSFAQALETSMVCEIPFETLDDLSGKMPNLRQQMMRLMSGEIKGDQDMILLLSKKNAEERLAAFIYNLSRRFAERGFSPREFRLTMTRGDIGNYLGLTVETISRLLGRFQKSGMLAVKGKYITIENGEALAVLAGHSRNVA, from the coding sequence ATGATCCCGGAAAAGCGAATTATACGACGCATTCAGTCTGGCGGTTGTGCTATCCATTGCCAGGATTGCAGCATCAGCCAGCTCTGTATCCCGTTTACCCTGAATGAGCATGAACTCGATCAGCTTGATAATATCATCGAGCGCAAAAAGCCAATTCAGAAAGGGCAGACGCTGTTTAAAGCGGGAGACGAACTGAAATCGCTCTATGCAATCCGTTCTGGCACCATCAAAAGCTACACCATTACCGAACAGGGTGATGAGCAGATCACTGGCTTTCATCTGGCAGGTGACCTGGTTGGCTTTGACGCCATCGGTACTGGCCATCACCCGAGCTTTGCTCAGGCGCTGGAAACCTCTATGGTTTGCGAAATTCCGTTCGAAACGCTGGACGATCTCTCCGGCAAGATGCCTAATCTGCGCCAGCAGATGATGCGTCTTATGAGTGGCGAGATCAAAGGCGATCAGGACATGATTCTCCTGCTTTCCAAAAAGAATGCAGAAGAGCGTCTGGCCGCGTTTATCTACAACCTCTCCCGTCGTTTCGCAGAACGCGGTTTCTCCCCGCGAGAGTTCCGTCTGACGATGACGCGTGGTGATATCGGTAACTACCTGGGCCTGACCGTTGAAACCATCAGCCGTCTGCTGGGTCGTTTCCAGAAAAGCGGTATGCTGGCGGTGAAAGGGAAATACATCACCATCGAAAACGGTGAAGCGCTGGCGGTGCTGGCGGGCCATTCCCGCAACGTGGCATAA
- the ogt gene encoding methylated-DNA--[protein]-cysteine S-methyltransferase: MLRLLEDKIATPLGPLWVIADEQFNLRAVEWEEHSDRMEELLTIHYRAQGFERIRAVNPGGLSDKLTAYFEGDLSIINTLPTATAGTPFQREVWQALRSIPCGHVMHYGQLAEQLGRAGAARAVGAANGSNPVSIVVPCHRVIGRNGTMTGYAGGVQRKEWLLRHEGYLLL; the protein is encoded by the coding sequence ATGCTGAGATTACTCGAAGATAAAATTGCGACGCCGCTTGGGCCGCTGTGGGTTATCGCGGACGAGCAGTTCAATCTGCGCGCCGTTGAGTGGGAAGAGCACAGCGACCGCATGGAAGAGCTGCTCACCATTCATTATCGCGCACAGGGTTTTGAACGTATCCGTGCCGTTAATCCCGGAGGGTTGAGCGATAAACTGACGGCGTACTTCGAGGGCGATCTCAGCATCATTAATACTCTGCCTACGGCCACCGCAGGCACACCGTTCCAGCGTGAAGTGTGGCAGGCGCTGCGCAGCATTCCCTGTGGACATGTGATGCACTACGGCCAGCTCGCCGAGCAGCTCGGCCGTGCGGGTGCAGCCCGCGCGGTGGGTGCGGCAAACGGCTCAAATCCGGTCAGTATTGTCGTTCCCTGTCATCGCGTGATTGGGCGTAACGGCACCATGACGGGCTATGCCGGAGGCGTGCAGCGTAAAGAGTGGTTGCTGCGTCACGAAGGGTATCTTTTGCTGTAG